In Halosegnis marinus, one genomic interval encodes:
- a CDS encoding transcription initiation factor IIB family protein: protein MYRASDEVANEEWLAALDSAAERLDLPSGTRSRAADLFLSTVPEGERSKRPALAAAVYVATLATGEGRSQGEVADAVGVSRLSVQQRWKGLMEEAGLEPPSW from the coding sequence GTGTACCGCGCGTCCGACGAGGTGGCGAACGAGGAGTGGCTGGCCGCGCTCGACAGCGCCGCCGAGCGGCTCGACCTCCCCAGCGGGACGCGCTCGCGGGCCGCCGACCTGTTCCTCTCGACAGTGCCGGAGGGCGAGCGCTCGAAGCGCCCGGCGCTCGCCGCCGCCGTCTACGTCGCCACGCTCGCCACCGGCGAGGGCCGGTCACAGGGCGAGGTGGCCGACGCCGTCGGCGTGTCGCGGCTCTCCGTCCAACAGCGCTGGAAGGGGCTGATGGAGGAGGCGGGGCTCGAACCCCCGTCGTGGTGA
- a CDS encoding PAS domain S-box protein, with protein MRRRAVRGAAALGRRPALADTGFEGRLREALDTGEAVTFEHRFEPLDAWFEVRAYPAEEGLSVFLADATERKARERALDGLLSTTEELMAAGDRERIAEVVAHAAAEVLDLGFNTVRLYDEERDLLVPATFSESARREVGDVPLHPPGEGLSGTAFVRGEPVAFEELDGEIPDAYGAIESAYAVPLGEHGVLSIGSYDPEGLDEGERALASVLAANATAAMDRAARETRLERYRAVHEAVEQRVYVLDEEGRIVLTTDRLLSELGYDESDVIGRHVSTFLGEGATRRGAALLAELDDEPPTESRSYETTLTTADGDEVPVEIELSRFPESAGIEGSVGIVRDRSQLEAERSRFAGLFDRLPDAVVDAVVTDDGPVIRRVNGTFAETFGIDRDTASGTALDDMVVPNDEDTVDLADAEDHLVGPVEVERETANGRRTFLFRAVRYGVTDDGPLVFGIYTDITDRKEDQRLIEMLNRVFRHNIANTNGVVQGYLEILAERLDGDDAAYARNALDAADRITEIAGKLRDIEHALGGGEGSSGDLGGVVADAVAEVRESHPDAAFDVEVPSVAVRDRDLFATAVREVLENAVIHVGETPAVRVTATATDDEVTLRVSDDGPGVPERERAVVTGEVDITQLDHSRGLGLWLVRHVCTTLGGTIAFEDDGSTVVLTVARAT; from the coding sequence GTGCGACGACGGGCGGTTCGAGGGGCGGCGGCTCTGGGACGTCGCCCCGCGCTCGCGGACACGGGCTTCGAGGGACGGCTCCGCGAGGCGCTCGACACCGGGGAGGCGGTGACCTTCGAGCATCGGTTCGAGCCGCTGGACGCGTGGTTCGAGGTCCGGGCGTACCCCGCCGAGGAGGGGCTGTCCGTGTTCCTCGCGGACGCGACGGAGCGTAAGGCACGCGAGCGGGCGCTCGACGGCCTCCTCTCGACCACCGAGGAGCTGATGGCGGCGGGCGACCGCGAGCGCATCGCCGAGGTGGTCGCGCACGCCGCGGCGGAGGTGCTGGACCTCGGCTTCAACACCGTCCGGCTGTACGACGAGGAGCGCGACCTCCTCGTCCCGGCGACGTTCAGCGAGTCGGCCCGCCGCGAGGTGGGGGACGTGCCGCTCCACCCGCCGGGGGAGGGCCTGTCCGGGACGGCGTTCGTGCGCGGCGAGCCGGTCGCCTTCGAGGAGTTGGACGGCGAGATACCCGACGCCTACGGCGCCATCGAGTCGGCGTACGCGGTGCCGCTGGGCGAGCACGGCGTCCTCTCCATCGGCAGCTACGACCCCGAGGGGCTCGACGAGGGGGAGCGGGCGCTCGCCTCGGTCCTCGCGGCGAACGCGACGGCCGCGATGGACCGCGCGGCCCGCGAGACGCGCCTGGAGCGGTACCGCGCCGTCCACGAGGCGGTCGAACAGCGCGTGTACGTCCTCGACGAGGAGGGCCGCATCGTCCTCACCACTGACCGCCTCCTGTCGGAACTCGGCTACGACGAGTCCGACGTCATCGGCCGGCACGTCTCGACGTTCCTCGGCGAGGGGGCCACGCGCCGGGGCGCGGCGCTGTTGGCCGAACTCGACGACGAGCCGCCGACGGAGAGCCGGAGCTACGAGACCACGCTCACGACCGCCGACGGCGACGAGGTTCCGGTCGAGATAGAGCTGTCACGGTTCCCCGAGAGCGCCGGCATCGAGGGGAGCGTCGGCATCGTCCGCGACCGCTCGCAGCTGGAGGCCGAGCGGAGCCGTTTCGCCGGGCTGTTCGACCGGCTGCCGGACGCCGTCGTCGACGCCGTGGTCACGGACGACGGCCCGGTCATCCGCCGCGTGAACGGCACCTTCGCGGAGACGTTCGGTATCGACCGCGACACCGCCTCGGGTACCGCGCTCGACGACATGGTCGTCCCAAACGACGAGGACACCGTGGACCTCGCCGACGCGGAGGACCACCTCGTCGGCCCCGTCGAGGTGGAGCGCGAGACGGCCAACGGGCGCCGCACGTTCCTGTTCCGCGCGGTGCGGTACGGCGTCACCGACGACGGCCCGCTCGTCTTCGGCATCTACACCGACATCACCGACCGGAAGGAGGACCAGCGGCTCATCGAGATGCTCAACCGCGTCTTCCGCCACAACATCGCCAACACGAACGGCGTCGTGCAGGGGTATCTGGAGATACTCGCCGAGCGGCTGGACGGCGACGACGCGGCGTACGCGCGCAACGCGCTCGACGCCGCCGACCGCATCACGGAGATAGCCGGCAAGCTCCGGGACATCGAGCACGCGCTCGGCGGCGGCGAGGGGTCGTCCGGCGACCTCGGGGGCGTGGTCGCCGACGCCGTCGCCGAGGTCCGCGAGAGCCACCCCGACGCCGCCTTCGACGTCGAGGTTCCCTCCGTCGCCGTCCGGGACCGCGACCTGTTCGCCACCGCCGTCCGCGAGGTGCTCGAGAACGCCGTCATCCACGTCGGCGAGACCCCCGCGGTGCGCGTCACGGCGACGGCGACCGACGACGAGGTGACCCTCCGCGTGAGCGACGACGGGCCGGGCGTCCCCGAGCGCGAGCGCGCCGTGGTCACGGGCGAGGTGGACATCACCCAGCTCGACCACAGCCGCGGGCTCGGCCTGTGGCTCGTCCGCCACGTCTGTACGACGCTCGGCGGGACCATCGCCTTCGAGGACGACGGGTCCACGGTCGTGTTGACCGTCGCCCGCGCTACCTGA
- a CDS encoding DUF7124 domain-containing protein — MTDSIDLDDIDVQDDDEEPEANPGDWLWKGDGDPDEEPEDGEAGLTGADIGDATPRVPRDTDGKPVGIPKEGGGAGAGAESSAAGGAGDATPGVPEGGDEGTVSGPVGAGADATSGPHGGDADEMTLAFTYRAAKALADPAAATTDAARWSDWVGIVGDVPTHVLNKFQREHVIDLDFFNGSGTRPTERLAEIGPSSMFYAERMVLVGLADEAGMEPEGWEFRPLEEAAEKAGWALA, encoded by the coding sequence ATGACCGACAGCATCGACCTCGACGACATCGACGTACAGGACGACGACGAGGAGCCGGAGGCCAACCCCGGCGACTGGCTCTGGAAGGGGGACGGCGACCCGGACGAGGAACCCGAGGACGGCGAGGCGGGCCTCACGGGCGCGGACATCGGCGACGCGACGCCGCGGGTGCCCCGCGACACGGACGGGAAGCCGGTCGGCATCCCGAAGGAGGGGGGCGGCGCGGGCGCGGGGGCGGAGTCGTCCGCCGCCGGCGGTGCCGGCGACGCGACGCCGGGCGTGCCGGAGGGCGGCGACGAGGGAACCGTCTCGGGCCCGGTCGGCGCGGGCGCCGACGCCACGAGCGGGCCGCACGGCGGCGACGCCGACGAGATGACGCTCGCGTTCACCTACCGGGCGGCGAAGGCGCTCGCCGACCCCGCGGCCGCGACGACGGACGCCGCGCGGTGGTCCGACTGGGTGGGCATCGTCGGGGACGTCCCGACGCACGTCCTCAACAAGTTCCAGCGCGAGCACGTCATCGACCTCGACTTCTTCAACGGGTCGGGCACCCGGCCGACGGAGCGGCTGGCGGAGATCGGCCCCTCCTCGATGTTCTACGCCGAGCGGATGGTGCTCGTGGGACTCGCAGACGAGGCGGGGATGGAGCCCGAGGGGTGGGAGTTCCGGCCGCTTGAGGAGGCCGCGGAGAAGGCCGGCTGGGCGCTGGCGTGA
- a CDS encoding fibrillarin-like rRNA/tRNA 2'-O-methyltransferase, whose product MSELPAGVERRRFDGEERLATEGEPVYGEPTADGWRAWDARRSKLGAMLETGMDTGLAGGETVLYLGAAAGTTVSHVADFAGATYAVEFAARPTRDLLDAAESRPRLFPLLKDARKPETYAHVVEPADVVVQDVATRGQARVANANARFLDTGGLLLAAIKARSEDVVADPSEVFERELDTLSESYELVETARLEPFHEDHLGVVARKR is encoded by the coding sequence ATGAGTGAGCTCCCCGCGGGCGTCGAGCGCCGGCGGTTCGACGGCGAGGAGCGGCTGGCGACCGAGGGCGAACCGGTGTACGGCGAGCCCACGGCGGACGGCTGGCGCGCGTGGGACGCCCGCCGGTCGAAGCTCGGCGCGATGCTGGAAACGGGGATGGACACCGGGCTCGCGGGCGGCGAGACGGTGTTGTATCTCGGCGCGGCGGCGGGCACCACCGTCTCGCACGTCGCGGACTTCGCCGGGGCGACGTACGCCGTCGAGTTCGCGGCCCGGCCGACGCGCGACCTGCTCGACGCCGCCGAGTCGCGCCCCCGGCTGTTCCCCCTGTTAAAGGACGCGCGCAAGCCCGAGACGTACGCGCACGTGGTCGAGCCGGCGGACGTGGTCGTCCAGGACGTGGCGACGCGCGGGCAGGCCCGCGTGGCGAACGCGAACGCCCGCTTCCTCGACACGGGCGGCCTCCTGCTCGCGGCCATCAAGGCCCGCTCGGAGGACGTCGTCGCGGACCCGAGCGAGGTGTTCGAGCGCGAGCTCGACACGCTCTCGGAGTCCTACGAGCTGGTCGAGACGGCGCGACTGGAGCCGTTCCACGAGGACCACCTCGGCGTCGTCGCCCGGAAGCGGTAA
- a CDS encoding MOSC domain-containing protein, with amino-acid sequence MDGRVEAIWTTPEESAPMEPAEKVRALPGGLDGDRYRRGTGYYSPFDVCEVTFVAAEALDAIASEAGIDLSGGEHRRNVVTRGVDLSALLETRFSVGGAVFEGTRPRPPCRHVEQVAGLDGLMDALRDRGGICADVVEPGEFAVGDAVEVGEDLSFDGEGLAAAIAERAEGPQDP; translated from the coding sequence ATGGACGGCCGCGTGGAGGCGATATGGACGACTCCGGAGGAGAGCGCGCCGATGGAACCGGCCGAGAAGGTGCGCGCGCTCCCCGGCGGCCTCGACGGCGACCGCTACCGCCGCGGCACGGGCTACTACTCCCCGTTCGACGTGTGCGAGGTCACCTTCGTCGCGGCGGAGGCGCTCGATGCCATCGCGTCCGAGGCCGGCATCGACCTCTCGGGCGGCGAACACCGCCGGAACGTCGTCACGCGCGGCGTCGACCTCTCCGCGCTGTTGGAGACGCGCTTCTCCGTCGGAGGGGCCGTGTTCGAGGGCACCCGGCCGCGCCCGCCGTGCCGCCACGTCGAGCAGGTCGCCGGCCTCGACGGGCTGATGGACGCGCTCCGCGACCGCGGCGGCATCTGTGCGGACGTGGTCGAACCCGGCGAGTTCGCCGTCGGGGACGCCGTCGAGGTCGGGGAGGACCTGTCCTTCGACGGCGAGGGGCTGGCCGCGGCCATCGCGGAGCGGGCCGAGGGGCCACAAGACCCGTAA
- a CDS encoding sensor histidine kinase, protein MNLRRVSTGVGRLLAAGSLAATGLLVVVPNALALAAGQPLAGTAVASLGTALGLVVVAASAVLYRADISTRNVARVAAWNLLGLVVLGAVLLLSRSTIDAAVPLFLVASVLAVSSFAHLVIGVHDVLRIRAGELARERERLSVVNTLLRHNLRNEAQLLLGLAGAVEDAETRERIEAVGDRLGDLNDKARELQRLLDEPSDGEARDLSALVAGVVSTVRERHPDATFETAVPDGVSVAGDERLERVVRELVENAAVHAGDAPTVTVSATVEGGRVALAVGDDGPGVPEMEQAVVGREEPVTQLSHSQGLGLWLSKWLTESVGGDLGFAERDGDGRANSVVLRLERADA, encoded by the coding sequence GTGAATCTCCGCCGCGTTTCGACCGGGGTCGGACGGCTCCTCGCCGCCGGCAGCCTCGCGGCAACCGGTCTGCTCGTCGTCGTTCCGAACGCGCTCGCGCTCGCCGCGGGGCAGCCCCTCGCGGGGACGGCGGTGGCCTCCCTGGGCACCGCCCTCGGGCTGGTCGTCGTCGCCGCGAGCGCGGTGCTGTACCGCGCCGACATCTCGACGCGCAACGTCGCCCGCGTCGCGGCGTGGAACCTCCTCGGGCTGGTCGTGCTCGGCGCGGTGCTCCTGCTGTCGCGCAGCACCATCGACGCCGCCGTCCCGCTGTTCCTCGTCGCGAGCGTCCTCGCCGTCAGTTCCTTCGCCCACCTCGTCATCGGGGTCCACGACGTGTTGCGTATCCGCGCGGGCGAACTCGCCCGCGAGCGCGAGCGGCTCTCCGTGGTCAACACCCTGTTGCGCCACAACCTCCGTAACGAGGCACAGCTCCTGCTCGGCCTCGCCGGCGCCGTCGAGGACGCCGAGACGCGCGAGCGCATCGAGGCCGTCGGCGACCGGCTGGGCGACCTCAACGACAAGGCGCGGGAGCTCCAGCGCCTGCTCGACGAGCCGTCCGACGGCGAGGCGCGCGACCTCTCCGCGCTCGTCGCGGGCGTCGTCTCGACGGTGCGCGAGCGCCACCCCGACGCGACGTTCGAGACGGCCGTCCCCGACGGCGTGTCGGTCGCGGGCGACGAGCGGCTGGAGCGGGTCGTCCGCGAACTGGTCGAGAACGCCGCCGTCCACGCGGGCGACGCGCCGACCGTCACCGTCTCCGCGACCGTCGAGGGGGGCCGGGTCGCGCTGGCCGTCGGCGACGACGGGCCGGGCGTCCCGGAGATGGAGCAGGCGGTCGTCGGCCGCGAGGAGCCCGTGACGCAGCTGTCGCACTCGCAGGGGCTCGGCCTCTGGCTCTCGAAGTGGCTGACGGAGTCGGTGGGCGGCGACCTCGGGTTCGCGGAGCGCGACGGCGACGGCCGCGCCAACAGCGTCGTCCTCCGGCTGGAGCGGGCGGACGCCTGA
- a CDS encoding alpha/beta fold hydrolase translates to MVRAPSTNLRRGTAADHPYVGYGDGPPLLVLPGVNDPLLRAGERAWFDLVLAAYCRRQARACAAAGAPRTVYYLSRPPGVPDTVAGMGDRYRAALDAFGPCDLVGVSMGGFLALDLARRDDRVRSVTLALSAARLSRHGRESLRAWTRWADAGEWLRVYRAGVRAVVTGARRRLGALAVRGFDAVRSPPADDIRRTFRAALAFDARPWLGEVGVPALVVGGTADPFFTDAAFAGTADGLGARHERLDGWGHDAMIEGGRLVDGAVAGFLR, encoded by the coding sequence ATGGTCCGAGCCCCGAGCACGAACCTCCGACGCGGCACGGCCGCGGACCACCCCTACGTCGGCTACGGCGACGGTCCGCCCCTGCTCGTGCTCCCGGGCGTGAACGACCCCCTGCTCCGGGCCGGCGAGCGGGCGTGGTTCGACCTCGTGCTGGCCGCGTACTGTCGCCGCCAGGCCCGAGCCTGTGCCGCGGCCGGCGCGCCCCGGACGGTGTACTACCTCTCGCGGCCGCCCGGGGTGCCCGACACGGTCGCGGGAATGGGCGACCGCTACCGCGCCGCGCTGGACGCGTTCGGGCCGTGTGACCTCGTCGGCGTCTCGATGGGCGGCTTCCTCGCGCTCGACCTCGCGCGCCGCGACGACCGCGTCCGCTCCGTGACGCTCGCGCTCTCGGCCGCGCGGCTCTCCCGCCACGGCCGCGAGTCGCTCCGGGCGTGGACCCGCTGGGCCGACGCCGGCGAGTGGCTCCGGGTGTATCGCGCCGGCGTCCGCGCGGTCGTCACCGGGGCGCGCCGCCGACTCGGCGCGCTCGCGGTCCGGGGCTTCGACGCCGTGCGGTCGCCGCCCGCCGACGACATCCGGCGGACGTTCCGCGCGGCGCTCGCCTTCGACGCACGGCCGTGGCTCGGGGAGGTGGGCGTTCCCGCGCTCGTCGTCGGGGGAACCGCCGACCCCTTCTTCACCGACGCGGCGTTCGCGGGCACGGCCGACGGTCTCGGCGCGCGACACGAGCGGCTGGACGGGTGGGGCCACGACGCGATGATAGAGGGCGGTCGGCTGGTGGACGGGGCGGTCGCGGGCTTTCTCAGGTAG
- the pyrI gene encoding aspartate carbamoyltransferase regulatory subunit produces the protein MTDSDTDTELRVSKIENGTVIDHIPGGQALNVLAILDIDGSGGEEVSVGMNVPSNRLGRKDVVKVEDRELSGAEVDVLSLIAPHATINIVRDYAVSEKLRVSRPERVVGVLSCPNANCISTAGEPVDSTFDVLDDGVRCGYCDTIVREDIAALIDPA, from the coding sequence ATGACCGACTCCGATACAGACACCGAACTCCGCGTCTCGAAGATCGAGAACGGCACCGTCATCGACCACATCCCCGGCGGGCAGGCGCTGAACGTCCTCGCCATCCTCGACATCGACGGCTCCGGCGGCGAGGAGGTCAGCGTCGGGATGAACGTCCCCTCGAACCGGCTCGGCCGCAAGGACGTCGTGAAGGTCGAGGACCGCGAACTCAGCGGCGCCGAGGTCGACGTCCTCTCGCTCATCGCCCCGCACGCCACCATCAACATCGTGCGCGACTACGCCGTCTCCGAGAAGCTCCGGGTCTCGCGGCCCGAGCGCGTCGTCGGCGTCCTCTCGTGTCCCAACGCGAACTGCATCTCCACGGCCGGCGAGCCGGTGGACTCGACGTTCGACGTGCTGGACGACGGGGTCCGGTGTGGCTACTGCGACACCATCGTCCGCGAGGACATCGCGGCGCTCATCGACCCCGCGTAG
- a CDS encoding DUF1918 domain-containing protein yields MSFEEGDKVVLHDEHSDFDGEVGTVETVSETMFGDEQYVISFEGGQEAGISEDALTEADEADAEDDEE; encoded by the coding sequence ATGAGCTTCGAGGAAGGCGACAAGGTCGTCCTGCACGACGAGCACAGCGACTTCGACGGCGAGGTCGGCACCGTCGAGACCGTCTCGGAGACGATGTTCGGCGACGAGCAGTACGTCATCTCCTTCGAGGGCGGTCAGGAGGCCGGCATCTCCGAGGACGCGCTCACCGAGGCCGACGAGGCCGACGCCGAGGACGACGAGGAGTAA
- a CDS encoding phosphopantetheine adenylyltransferase, translating into MQVVLGGTFDPVHDGHRALFSRAFELGDLTVGLTSDDLAPETRNEERYVRPFDERKRDLEAVLADLADEYDRAFEVRELTEPTGIADEPGFDVLVVSPETKDGGEVVNEVRAERGLDPLDVEVVDHVRAEDGGIISSTRVVNGEIDVHGNVTPEREGREGERSEPSN; encoded by the coding sequence ATGCAGGTCGTGCTCGGCGGCACCTTCGACCCGGTCCACGACGGCCACCGGGCGCTGTTCTCTCGCGCCTTCGAACTGGGCGACCTCACCGTCGGCCTGACCAGCGACGACCTCGCCCCCGAGACGAGAAACGAGGAGCGCTACGTCCGCCCGTTCGACGAGCGCAAGCGCGACCTCGAAGCCGTCCTCGCCGACCTCGCCGACGAGTACGACCGGGCGTTCGAGGTACGCGAACTGACGGAGCCGACGGGCATCGCGGACGAACCGGGCTTCGACGTGCTCGTCGTCTCCCCCGAGACGAAGGACGGCGGCGAGGTCGTCAACGAGGTCCGCGCCGAGCGGGGGCTCGACCCGCTCGACGTGGAGGTCGTCGACCACGTCCGCGCGGAGGACGGCGGCATCATCTCCTCGACGCGCGTCGTCAACGGCGAGATAGACGTCCACGGGAACGTGACGCCCGAGCGGGAGGGCCGCGAGGGCGAGCGAAGCGAGCCCTCGAACTGA
- a CDS encoding RNA-binding protein — MASGVPFHYVDLRAFCYATEDEKRVADALSTFLPDTDEEEPPLARDETEGFHGDRILVLSARLERADEMRHVLSKLTDLDDIETVIEELDQRVDEDCTFFLTLDKQAAFRGEVKRGDGITLRAKVEAYPAKKESAVENVRETLEELRAA, encoded by the coding sequence ATGGCGAGCGGGGTCCCGTTCCACTACGTCGACCTGCGGGCCTTCTGCTACGCCACCGAGGACGAGAAGCGCGTCGCGGACGCGCTCTCGACGTTCCTGCCCGACACGGACGAGGAGGAGCCGCCGCTCGCCCGCGACGAGACGGAGGGCTTTCACGGCGACCGCATCCTCGTCCTCTCGGCGCGGCTCGAACGCGCCGACGAGATGCGCCACGTCCTCTCGAAACTGACCGACCTCGACGACATCGAGACGGTCATCGAGGAACTCGACCAGCGCGTCGACGAGGACTGCACCTTCTTCCTGACGCTCGACAAGCAGGCGGCGTTCCGCGGCGAGGTGAAACGGGGCGACGGCATCACCCTTCGCGCGAAGGTGGAAGCCTACCCCGCGAAGAAGGAGAGCGCCGTGGAGAACGTCCGCGAGACGCTCGAAGAACTGCGGGCGGCGTAG
- a CDS encoding MinD/ParA family ATP-binding protein — protein sequence MLAITGGKGGVGKTTTALGLAAAAARAGDRPVVVDADRDCPNLAVAAGTDGKGLGRLAAGDPLRVAGTRVAGVTVLGARPGEDAFPEAADRLAAADRPVVLDCPAGAGEPTAAPLAAADRSVVVARRTRRALADGRKAAAMARRLGATPAGVVLSRAERVGRAERVFETTVLERVPRTDGPAPWRRHRPVYDRLYRSLRRQNP from the coding sequence GTGTTGGCCATCACGGGCGGCAAGGGCGGCGTCGGGAAGACCACCACCGCACTCGGGCTCGCGGCCGCGGCGGCGCGGGCCGGCGACCGTCCGGTCGTCGTCGACGCGGACCGGGACTGTCCGAACCTCGCCGTCGCGGCCGGAACCGACGGAAAGGGGCTGGGACGGCTCGCCGCGGGCGACCCGCTCCGCGTCGCCGGGACGCGCGTCGCCGGTGTCACCGTCCTCGGCGCCCGTCCGGGCGAAGACGCCTTCCCCGAGGCCGCCGACCGCCTCGCCGCAGCCGACCGTCCCGTGGTGCTCGACTGTCCGGCCGGGGCGGGCGAGCCGACGGCGGCCCCGCTCGCCGCTGCCGACCGCTCGGTCGTCGTCGCGCGGCGGACCCGGCGCGCGCTCGCAGACGGCCGGAAGGCCGCGGCGATGGCCCGACGGCTCGGGGCTACCCCCGCGGGCGTCGTGCTGTCGCGCGCCGAGCGCGTCGGCCGCGCCGAGCGCGTGTTCGAGACCACGGTACTCGAGCGGGTGCCGCGGACGGACGGCCCCGCGCCCTGGCGCCGCCACCGACCGGTGTACGACCGGCTCTACCGGTCGTTACGCCGACAGAATCCTTAA
- a CDS encoding glutamate--cysteine ligase, which yields MELGSADAFDTSGTLGIEEEFFVVDERGRPTAGTDELVYDSEPPELLEGRLDHELFKCVVETQTPTCESLAEAGEQLSAVREALADHAAAQGFEIAAAGLHPLATWRELDHAEKPRYRAQLERIQYPQHRNTTAGLHVHVGVDDADKATWIANELRWHLPVMLALSANSPFWNGYDTGLASARATVFENLPNTGMPTAFDSFEEYAAFERTMVETDGINDRGELWYDVRPHSGHGTVEVRTPDGQSDPERVLAFVEYTEALVADLAARYEDGESGSDHRRELLDENKWRAIRHGHDAALLDREFAESVPLGELVEREADRLGVSGIVDLYDAESGAERQRRLRADEGVDALCESLKIR from the coding sequence ATGGAACTCGGGTCGGCCGACGCCTTCGACACGTCCGGAACGCTCGGCATCGAGGAGGAGTTCTTCGTCGTCGACGAGCGCGGCCGCCCGACCGCCGGCACCGACGAACTCGTCTATGACTCCGAGCCCCCCGAACTCCTGGAGGGTCGGCTCGACCACGAGCTGTTCAAGTGCGTCGTGGAGACGCAGACGCCGACCTGTGAGTCGCTCGCCGAGGCGGGCGAACAGCTCTCGGCGGTCCGCGAGGCGCTCGCCGACCACGCCGCCGCACAGGGGTTCGAGATAGCCGCCGCGGGGCTGCATCCGCTGGCGACGTGGCGCGAACTCGACCACGCGGAGAAGCCGCGCTACCGCGCGCAGTTGGAGCGCATCCAGTACCCCCAACACCGGAACACGACGGCCGGCCTCCACGTCCACGTCGGCGTGGACGACGCGGACAAGGCGACGTGGATCGCGAACGAACTCCGGTGGCACCTCCCCGTGATGCTCGCGCTGTCGGCGAACTCCCCGTTCTGGAACGGCTACGACACCGGGCTGGCCTCCGCGCGGGCGACGGTGTTCGAGAACCTCCCGAACACCGGGATGCCGACGGCGTTCGACTCCTTCGAGGAGTACGCGGCCTTCGAGCGGACGATGGTGGAGACGGACGGCATCAACGACCGCGGGGAACTGTGGTACGACGTGCGGCCGCACTCCGGCCACGGCACCGTCGAGGTGCGCACGCCGGACGGGCAGTCGGACCCGGAGCGCGTGCTGGCGTTCGTCGAGTACACCGAGGCGCTGGTCGCGGACCTCGCCGCGCGCTACGAGGACGGCGAGTCGGGGAGCGACCACCGCCGGGAACTGCTCGACGAGAACAAGTGGCGCGCGATACGCCACGGCCACGACGCGGCGCTGCTGGACCGCGAGTTCGCGGAGAGCGTCCCGCTGGGCGAACTGGTCGAGCGGGAGGCCGACCGACTCGGCGTCTCCGGCATCGTGGACCTCTACGACGCAGAGTCGGGGGCGGAGCGCCAGCGCCGACTCCGGGCCGACGAGGGCGTCGACGCGCTCTGTGAGTCGCTGAAAATCCGGTAG
- a CDS encoding GAF domain-containing protein, with product MTAPVVVVHPSSDAADGYDLGGLDATHVRDPADVDAAVECVLLPARDGWPEAVATLRERVPAVPVLLVGEAGPADAARASRLGVEYAAEDALAATGETLAERVAAALDAPSAVSDGRDRGALRDLHEIATLDTDLASKLDELLRVGCTYLGLDVGVSAEFADDGDDLRVNAAVGEAAPLVGQSLDPDSRFAAALDGDGVVVSGDAPPDAAGLCSSIGATVRVEGEPFGLLCFASAEPRPGGYTEAEREFVELLVSWTGYELDRAAAEREVRAARNEVRRTLDRIGDGFVGLDADWELTYLNDGGREVVAAAGCDDGRFEGRRLWDVAPRSRTRASRDGSARRSTPGRR from the coding sequence ATGACCGCTCCCGTCGTAGTCGTACACCCGTCCTCGGACGCCGCGGACGGGTACGACCTCGGTGGACTCGACGCGACACACGTGCGGGACCCGGCCGACGTGGACGCCGCCGTCGAGTGCGTCCTCCTCCCGGCCCGGGACGGGTGGCCGGAGGCCGTCGCGACGCTGCGCGAGCGCGTCCCGGCGGTACCCGTGCTGCTCGTCGGCGAGGCCGGCCCGGCCGACGCGGCGCGGGCCTCGCGGCTCGGGGTCGAGTACGCGGCCGAGGACGCGTTGGCCGCGACGGGCGAGACCCTCGCCGAACGCGTCGCGGCGGCGCTCGACGCCCCGTCGGCCGTCTCCGACGGTCGCGACCGGGGCGCGCTGCGCGACCTCCACGAGATAGCGACGCTCGACACGGACCTCGCCTCGAAACTGGACGAACTGTTGCGGGTGGGGTGTACCTACCTCGGCCTCGACGTGGGCGTCTCGGCGGAGTTCGCGGACGACGGCGATGATCTCCGTGTCAACGCCGCCGTCGGGGAGGCCGCGCCGCTGGTCGGGCAGTCGCTCGACCCCGACTCGCGGTTCGCGGCGGCGCTCGACGGCGACGGCGTCGTCGTGTCGGGCGACGCCCCTCCCGATGCGGCGGGGCTGTGTTCGTCCATCGGCGCGACGGTGCGGGTGGAGGGCGAGCCGTTCGGCCTGCTCTGTTTCGCGAGCGCCGAGCCGCGCCCCGGCGGCTACACGGAGGCCGAACGGGAGTTCGTCGAGCTGCTCGTCAGCTGGACGGGGTACGAACTCGACCGCGCGGCGGCCGAGCGGGAGGTCCGGGCGGCCCGCAACGAGGTCCGGCGGACGCTCGACCGCATCGGCGACGGCTTCGTCGGCCTCGACGCCGACTGGGAGCTGACGTACCTCAACGACGGCGGGCGCGAGGTCGTCGCCGCGGCCGGGTGCGACGACGGGCGGTTCGAGGGGCGGCGGCTCTGGGACGTCGCCCCGCGCTCGCGGACACGGGCTTCGAGGGACGGCTCCGCGAGGCGCTCGACACCGGGGAGGCGGTGA